From one Pirellulales bacterium genomic stretch:
- a CDS encoding GxxExxY protein, with product MALELEALTEQIIGAAIEVHRRLGPGFIESIYEAAMMIELRKRGLQARQQVEVPIYYDDLEIGLHKLDLVVEETIIVELKVVKDFDD from the coding sequence ATGGCGTTGGAACTTGAAGCCTTGACTGAGCAGATCATTGGGGCGGCGATTGAGGTGCATCGTCGGTTGGGACCGGGGTTTATCGAGTCGATATATGAAGCGGCGATGATGATTGAATTGCGGAAGAGAGGATTGCAAGCAAGACAGCAGGTCGAGGTGCCCATCTACTACGATGACCTCGAGATTGGTCTCCACAAGTTGGACCTGGTGGTCGAGGAAACAATCATCGTCGAATTGAAAGTGGTCAAGGATTTCGACGAC